Proteins encoded together in one Chryseobacterium sp. G0201 window:
- a CDS encoding sigma-54-dependent transcriptional regulator, with the protein MQKILIVEDEKAISGVLHSILSDELTNYEFVIAEDGLEGYKQVEKEDFALVISDIKMPKLSGTELLKQSLALKPETTFIMISGHADIDSAVSCLRDGAYDFISKPIDINRLITSVKNALVKETLKKENKNLQTENKTLKKKVNKKYQMIGQSAGLQKIQDMIEKVAVSDARVLITGPNGAGKELVAHAIHNQSERARGPMIEVNCAAIPSELIESELFGHVKGSFTGAIKDKQGKFEQATGGTIFLDEIGDMSLIAQAKVLRALQESKVSPVGSDKEIKVDVRVLAATNKNMQKEIEEGKFREDLYHRLSVIEIYVPPLDERKEDIKLLVDHFSAMISEEHGTALKKFDDKAIEALKALSWTGNIRELRNVVERLIILGGATVSEEDVASFVRK; encoded by the coding sequence ATGCAAAAAATCCTTATTGTAGAAGACGAAAAAGCAATCTCCGGAGTACTTCACAGTATTCTTTCGGATGAACTTACCAATTATGAATTTGTAATCGCCGAAGATGGTTTAGAAGGCTATAAGCAAGTAGAAAAAGAAGATTTCGCGCTGGTGATCTCGGATATTAAAATGCCAAAACTCTCAGGTACAGAACTTTTAAAGCAAAGTCTGGCTCTGAAACCTGAAACTACTTTTATCATGATCTCAGGACACGCAGACATTGATTCTGCGGTTTCTTGTTTAAGGGATGGTGCATATGACTTCATTTCTAAACCCATTGACATCAACCGTTTGATTACAAGCGTAAAAAATGCCTTGGTTAAAGAAACTTTGAAGAAAGAAAATAAAAATCTTCAAACTGAAAATAAAACTTTAAAGAAAAAAGTTAACAAAAAGTACCAAATGATCGGTCAGTCTGCCGGATTACAGAAGATCCAGGATATGATTGAAAAGGTAGCTGTATCTGATGCGAGAGTATTGATTACAGGTCCAAACGGTGCCGGAAAAGAATTGGTAGCTCATGCTATTCACAATCAAAGTGAAAGAGCAAGAGGTCCAATGATCGAAGTAAACTGTGCTGCAATTCCTTCAGAATTAATTGAATCTGAACTTTTCGGACACGTAAAAGGTTCGTTTACAGGTGCTATTAAAGATAAGCAGGGGAAATTTGAACAAGCTACTGGCGGTACTATTTTCTTAGATGAGATCGGAGACATGAGTTTGATCGCTCAGGCTAAGGTTTTAAGAGCTTTACAGGAAAGTAAAGTTTCTCCTGTCGGAAGCGATAAGGAAATTAAAGTTGATGTGAGAGTTCTTGCAGCAACGAATAAAAATATGCAGAAGGAAATTGAAGAAGGAAAATTCAGAGAAGATCTTTACCACAGGCTTTCTGTGATCGAGATCTATGTTCCGCCATTGGATGAGAGAAAAGAGGATATCAAATTATTGGTAGATCATTTTTCGGCTATGATCTCTGAAGAACACGGTACTGCTTTGAAAAAATTTGATGATAAAGCTATTGAAGCATTAAAAGCCCTTTCGTGGACTGGAAATATCAGAGAATTGAGAAATGTTGTGGAAAGATTAATTATTCTTGGTGGAGCTACTGTTTCCGAAGAGGATGTTGCAAGTTTTGTAAGGAAATAA
- a CDS encoding YggS family pyridoxal phosphate-dependent enzyme, with translation MSITENYHTIKNQLPSTVQLVAVSKTHPVSAIQEVYDLGQRVFGENKVQELLEKYPLLPKDIQWHLIGHLQTNKVKYIAEFVDTIQSVDSKKLLLEINKEAGKHSRKIKVLLQVKIAAEDSKFGLEITEAENLFKKYINEEFPNVEITGLMGMATFTDDQNQVKEEFLLLNKVFNELNQLKKLETLSMGMSDDFPIAIECGANSVRVGSAIFGRRDYSK, from the coding sequence ATGAGCATTACAGAAAACTATCATACTATAAAAAATCAACTTCCCTCAACTGTGCAGTTGGTTGCAGTTTCAAAAACACATCCTGTTTCAGCGATTCAGGAGGTTTATGATCTTGGACAAAGAGTTTTTGGAGAAAATAAAGTTCAGGAATTATTAGAAAAATATCCTTTGCTTCCAAAAGATATCCAATGGCATCTGATCGGGCATTTACAAACCAATAAAGTAAAATATATAGCTGAATTTGTTGATACCATTCAAAGTGTTGATTCTAAGAAATTATTACTGGAAATTAATAAAGAAGCAGGAAAGCATAGCCGTAAGATTAAAGTTCTTCTACAGGTTAAAATAGCGGCAGAAGACAGTAAATTCGGACTTGAAATTACTGAAGCTGAAAATTTATTCAAAAAATATATCAATGAAGAATTTCCAAATGTTGAAATTACCGGTTTAATGGGAATGGCAACGTTTACAGACGATCAGAACCAGGTAAAAGAGGAATTTTTATTACTAAATAAAGTTTTTAACGAATTAAATCAACTAAAAAAACTGGAAACATTATCAATGGGAATGAGTGACGATTTCCCGATTGCCATTGAATGCGGCGCTAATTCTGTGAGGGTTGGATCTGCTATTTTCGGAAGGAGAGATTATTCAAAATAG
- a CDS encoding polysaccharide deacetylase family protein, producing MKKNFAEKSKNGTFLGMLALMSATSFLFNSCDQQNDKKKSEKMISNVHPVAKIIPQIDDEDVPSDKRVIYLTFDDGPNQGTENLLRILNKRNVCATAFLVGQHAYGSKKQKDGLELLRKDPLIELANHSYTHAHNKYTDFYRNPEAVVRDFDIAKDSLRLTDKIARTPGRNIWRLNNITATDLKSSTLAANSLQKAGYKVIGWDLEWKPTNKMALKGNHQAMLKKVDSIFFNDLEKTSRHLVFLTHDQYLTDADSIDELDLFIEKLQKTNRFVFRKISAYPKINEILN from the coding sequence ATGAAAAAAAACTTTGCGGAAAAGTCTAAAAACGGGACTTTTCTTGGGATGCTTGCATTGATGAGTGCGACTTCGTTTTTATTTAACAGCTGTGATCAGCAAAATGACAAGAAAAAATCTGAAAAAATGATTTCCAACGTCCATCCCGTCGCAAAAATTATCCCCCAAATTGATGATGAAGATGTTCCTTCCGACAAAAGAGTTATTTACCTTACTTTTGATGATGGCCCTAATCAAGGAACCGAAAATCTTCTTAGAATTTTAAATAAAAGAAACGTTTGCGCCACCGCTTTCCTAGTTGGGCAACACGCTTATGGAAGTAAAAAACAAAAGGACGGTCTCGAATTATTAAGAAAAGATCCTTTGATAGAACTGGCCAATCACAGTTATACTCACGCTCACAATAAATACACAGATTTTTATAGAAATCCTGAGGCTGTAGTCCGTGATTTTGACATTGCAAAAGACAGTTTAAGACTAACTGATAAAATCGCAAGAACTCCCGGAAGAAATATCTGGAGACTGAACAATATTACTGCTACAGATCTAAAAAGCTCTACTCTAGCAGCAAACAGCTTGCAAAAAGCCGGCTACAAGGTCATCGGTTGGGATCTGGAATGGAAACCTACCAATAAAATGGCTTTGAAAGGAAACCATCAGGCTATGCTGAAAAAAGTAGACAGTATTTTCTTTAATGATCTTGAAAAAACCTCAAGGCATTTGGTTTTTCTAACGCACGATCAATATTTAACGGATGCAGATTCTATTGATGAGCTTGATCTTTTTATCGAAAAACTTCAGAAAACCAACAGATTTGTTTTCAGGAAAATATCTGCTTATCCGAAAATTAATGAGATTTTGAATTAA